The following proteins are encoded in a genomic region of Silene latifolia isolate original U9 population unplaced genomic scaffold, ASM4854445v1 scaffold_79, whole genome shotgun sequence:
- the LOC141640412 gene encoding uncharacterized protein LOC141640412, which translates to MVGRLVNWIAEKRDSLWVQWVQCNYLRGRDWFEYSPSTNSSWVWRRICKVKQELVHGFVDGVWVVQPTGYTPSGCYEWLRNASPPAYWSKVVWNSWALPKNQFMGWLVAHEAINTVDKLLTYGMDIDACCLLCGQANESLAHLFFDFQYSRRVMMAMQQITGCSFPLAVDLMWWANRGGTVVQRGVQIALFLGALYSIWFQRNKCRNDMVLMHPRQVALQINDGMKARIRGRGRENLSANDVSWLCHKNLM; encoded by the coding sequence ATGGTGGGTCGTCTGGTGAACTGGATTGCAGAGAAGAGAGACTCCCTTTGGGTACAGTGGGTACAATGTAACTATCTCAGAGGGAGAGACTGGTTTGAGTACAGTCCTTCAACTAACTCAAGCTGGGTTTGGAGAAGGATCTGTAAAGTTAAGCAGGAATTAGTTCATGGCTTTGTGGATGGGGTCTGGGTGGTTCAACCCACGGGGTACACTCCTAGTGGTTGTTATGAGTGGCTCAGGAATGCTAGTCCTCCTGCTTACTGGAGTAAAGTTGTCTGGAACAGTTGGGCACTACCTAAGAATCAGTTCATGGGATGGTTAGTGGCACATGAAGCTATAAATACTGTGGATAAGCTGTTAACATATGGGATGGATATTGATGCCTGCTGTCTGCTATGTGGTCAGGCTAATGAGTCCTTGGCTCatctcttctttgatttccagtACAGCAGACGTGTGATGATGGCTATGCAGCAGATCACTGGGTGCAGCTTTCCTCTGGCAGTTGATCTAATGTGGTGGGCTAATAGAGGAGGTACAGTTGTCCAGAGAGGAGTTCAGATTGCTTTGTTCTTGGGGGCACTCTATTCTATCTGGTTCCAGAGGAACAAGTGCAGGAATGATATGGTTCTAATGCATCCTAGACAGGTTGCCTTGCAGATAAATGATGGTATGAAAGCTAGAATTAGAGGAAGAGGGAGGGAGAATTTGAGTGCTAATGATGTATCTTGGCTTTGCCATAAGAACCTTATGTAA